A genomic stretch from Kogia breviceps isolate mKogBre1 chromosome 1, mKogBre1 haplotype 1, whole genome shotgun sequence includes:
- the NUAK2 gene encoding NUAK family SNF1-like kinase 2: MESLAFPRRLGPAPSATAALAAELVRPLADGLLKSPKPLMKKQAVKRHHHKHNLRHRYEFLETLGKGTYGKVKKARESSGRLVAIKLIQKDKIKDEQDLMHIRREIEIMSSLNHPHVIAIHEVFENSRKIVIVMEYASRGDLYDYISERQRLSEREARHFFRQIVSAVHYCHQNRVVHRDLKLENILLDANGNIKIADFGLSNLYHQGKFLQTFCGSPLYASPEIVNGKPYMGPEVDSWSLGVLLYILVHGSMPFDGQDHKTLVKQISSGAYRQPPKPSDACGLIRWLLMVNPTRRATLEDVASHWWVNWGYATRVGEQEALQEGRHTGSDSGRASVADWLRRSSRPLLENGAKVCSFFKQHAPGSGSLAPGLERQHSLKKSRKENDMAQTLQGDPAADTSPRPGKGNLKLPKSILKKKASTSSEGSREGPELGPIPASPGQTAPLLPKKGILKKSRQRESGYYSSPEPSESGELLDAGDVFVSGDAVEHTPPQTSGLRLHRKGILKHNGKFSHAALELTTHTTFGSLDGLASPHPPARASRPSGAVSEDSILSSESFDQLDLPERLPEPPLRGCVSVDNLMGLEEPPSEGPGSRGLRCWRQDPLGDSCFSLMDCQEVTEAYQQALGVCSKLS; the protein is encoded by the exons ATGGAGTCCTTGGCTTTCCCCCGGCGCCTCGGCCCGGCTCCCTCGGCCACCGCTGCCCTGGCCGCGGAGCTCGTTCGGCCTTTGGCCGACGGGCTCCTCAAGTCGCCCAAGCCCCTAATGAAGAAGCAGGCAGTGAAGCGGCACCACCACAAGCACAACCTGCGACACCGCTACGAGTTCCTGGAGACCCTGGGCAAGGGGACCTACGGGAAGGTGAAGAAGGCGCGGGAGAGCTCGGGGCGCCTG GTGGCCATCAAGTTgatccagaaagacaaaatcaaagATGAGCAAGATCTGATGCACATTCGGCGAGAGATTGAGATCATGTCATCACTCAACCACCCCCACGTCATTGCCATCCACGAAG TGTTTGAGAACAGCAGGAAGATCGTGATCGTCATGGAGTACGCCAGCCGGGGCGACCTATATGACTACATCAGTGAACGGCAGCGGCTCAGCGAGCGCGAAGCCCGGCATTTCTTCCGGCAGATTGTCTCCGCCGTGCATTACTGCCACCAG aACAGGGTTGTCCACCGGGATCTCAAGCTGGAGAACATCCTCTTAGATGCCAATGGAAATATCAAG ATCGCTGACTTTGGCCTCTCCAACCTCTACCACCAAGGCAAGTTCCTGCAGACATTCTGTGGGAGCCCCCTCTATGCCTCACCCGAAATCGTCAACGGAAAGCCCTACATGGGCCCAGAG gtGGACAGCTGGTCCCTGGGTGTTCTCCTGTACATCCTGGTGCATGGCTCCATGCCCTTTGATGGGCAGGACCATAAGACGCTGGTGAAACAGATCAGCAGTGGGGCCTACCGGCAGCCGCCTAAACCCTCTG ATGCCTGTGGCCTGATCCGGTGGCTATTAATGGTGAACCCTACCCGCCGGGCCACCCTGGAGGATGTGGCCAGTCACTGGTGGGTCAACTGGGGCTATGCCACCCGTGTCGGGGAGCAGGAAGCTCTGCAAGAGGGAAGGCACACCGGCAGCGACTCTGGCCGGGCCTCCGTGGCTGACTGGCTCCGGCGGTCCTCCCGCCCCCTCCTGGAGAACGGGGCCAAGGTCTGCAGCTTCTTCAAGCAGCATGCGCCTGGAAGCGGGAGTCTCGCCCCTGGCCTGGAGCGCCAGCATTCGCTCAAGAAGTCCCGCAAAGAGAATGACATGGCCCAGACTCTCCAGGGGGACCCAGCTGCTGACACCTCCCCTCGCCCTGGCAAGGGCAACCTCAAGCTGCCGAAAAGCATCCTCAAGAAGAAGGCATCAACCTCCTCGGAAGGGTCAAGGGAAGGCCCTGAGCTTGGCCCCATCCCTGCGAGCCCAGGACAGACTGCCCCCCTGCTCCCCAAGAAGGGCATCCTCAAGAAGTCTCGCCAGCGGGAATCGGGCTACTACTCCTCTCCTGAACCCAGTGAGTCTGGGGAGCTCTTGGATGCGGGAGACGTGTTTGTAAGTGGGGACGCCGTGGagcacacgcccccccaaacCTCAGGGCTGCGGCTCCATCGCAAGGGCATCCTCAAACACAATGGCAAGTTCTCCCACGCAGCCCTGGAGCTCACAACCCACACCACTTTCGGTTCTTTGGATGGACTGGCCTCACCTCACCCTCCAGCCCGGGCCAGCCGCCCCTCGGGGGCAGTGAGTGAGGACAGCATCCTGTCCTCTGAGTCCTTTGACCAGCTGGACTTGCCCGAACGGCTCCCCGAGCCCCCACTGCGGGGCTGTGTGTCTGTGGACAACCTCATGGGCCTTGAGGAGCCCCCCTCAGAGGGCCCTGGAAGCAGGGGCCTGAGGTGCTGGCGGCAGGACCCCCTGGGGGATAGCTGCTTTTCCCTGATGGACTGCCAGGAGGTGACAGAGGCCTACCAACAGGCACTGGGGGTCTGCTCAAAGCTCAGCTGA